A portion of the Fulvia fulva chromosome 1, complete sequence genome contains these proteins:
- a CDS encoding Glutaminase A has product MHIPSLLVAGVVTVVGAQSSSFSPLRPPAIPLAVKSPYLSTWSQAGSDAGNGGYLAGQWPTFWFGQVTGWAGMIRVDNSTYTWMGNPPNSVFVNQTSFQYTSTQSIFTMQAGPVQMVITFLSSVTPDDLLRSSLPFTYMNVDVHATDGKTHNVQLYSDISAEWVAGDHSARAQWSYGNIATDTDSTPKSFGPAPSAVSTSQASTTFGSKTAFAVPDVVAHTMVPIYAEGQGNRPTPSLNQPHPTFSPITVEAAAVGGGIAYHKVFRQTQLEFSETNQQADWGNWYYSTANVSGLTFQSGADTTVRGNFAKSGTLPNTRDTNYRPINQAYPVFGYAMNYGQVGSGTQSTLFQLSLHQNRCIQFQGTKNGVQQLPCMWTNYFTSDAAAVKFFYNDFSNAKSTASSFDSRISSDSNAAGGSDYVSLTSLATRQAMGAIEYTNTPDKPLLFMKEISSDGNVNTVDVIFPYHPIALYTNAAILKWLLDPLFINQEAGNWPNKYSIHDIGSSFPNATGHSDGNAEAQPLEECGNMLIMTLAYAQRANDNAYLTQHYQILKQWTGYLVDEALIPANQISTDDFAGSAANQTNLAIKGIIGIEAMAQIANRTGNVADGQNYTRIAHDYITKWQNLGINYNDSPPHTTFNYGNASSYSLLYNLYSDRELGLQLVPQSVYDMQSNFYPTKFNAFGVPLDTRHTYTKNDWEIFCAAIASASTKTRFISTIAKWLNQTPTNFAFTDLYDTISGNYPGITFIARPVVGGMFAPLALNSAPTSGTVLPK; this is encoded by the exons ATGCATATTCCATCTTTGCTCGTAGCGGGCGTAGTCACCGTGGTTGGTGCACAGTCTTCGAGCTTTTCACCTTTGCGTCCACCTGCCATTCCGCTGGCTGTCAAGTCGCCTTATCTCAGCACATGGTCCCAAGCTGGCAGTGATGCCGGCAACGGCGGTTATCTGG CCGGACAATGGCCCACCTTTTGGTT TGGTCAGGTCACCGGCTGGGCTGGCATGATTCGGGTAGACAACTCGACGTACACA TGGATGGGCAATCCGCCGAACTCGGTGTTTGTCAACCAGACATCGTTCCAGTACACTTCTACGCAGTCCATCTTCACTATGCAG GCCGGACCTGTCCAGATGGTCATCACTTTCCTTTCGAGCGTGACTCCGGATGACTTGCTGCGATCTTCTCTTCCATTTACTTACATGAACGTCGATGTTCATGCTACCGATGGCAAGACTCATAACGTTCAGCTATACTCAGACATTTCTGCCGAATGGGTCGCTGGTGACCACAGTGCACGAGCTCAATGGTCGTACGGCAACATTGCCACCGACACAGATTCAACTCCAAAGAGCTTCGGTCCAGCGCCCAGCGCTGTCTCTACTTCTCAGGCATCGACGACATTTGGAAGCAAAACAGCCTTCGCCGTTCCTGATGTTGTTGCCCATACGATGGTCCCAATCTATGCCGAAGGACAGGGCAATCGTCCTACGCCGTCGTTGAATCAACCCCACCCGACTTTCTCCCCGATCACTGTGGAAGCTGCTGCAGTTGGCGGTGGCATTGCGTACCACAAAGTGTTCAGGCAGACTCAGCTGGAGTTTTCAGAGACGAATCAGCAGGCGGACTGGGGCAACTG GTACTACTCTACAGCAAATGTCAGCGGACTGACATTCCAGTCTGGAGCCGACACGACTGTGCGAGGCAATTTTGCAAAGTCCGGGACGCTACCAAACACCAGAGACACGAACTATCGCCCTATCAACCAGGCCTACCCAGTCTTTGGGTACGCAATGAACTATGGTCAGGTCGGCTCCGGCACGCAGAGTACATTGTTCCAGCTCAGTCTCCATCAGAACCGATGCATACAGTTCCAAGGCACAAAGAATGGCGTTCAGCAGCTCCCATGCATGTGGACGAACTACTTCACCAGTGATGCTGCAGCAGTCAAGTTCTTCTACAATGACTTCAGTAATGCAAAATCAACGGCATCCAGCTTCGATTCACGGATATCCAGTGACTCCAACGCTGCTGGTGGCTCGGACTATGTCTCATTGACCTCTCTTGCAACGAGACAAGCTATGGGAGCGATTGAGTACACCAACACCCCTGACAAGCCACTTTTGTTCATGAAAGAGATCAGCTCTGACGGTAACGTCAACACGGTTGATGTGATTTTCCCGTACCATCCAATCGCACTCTACACAAACGCCGCAATACTAAAATGGCTGCTGGACCCACTGTTCATCAACCAGGAAGCAGGAAACTGGCCGAACAAGTACTCGATCCACGATATCGGAAGCAGCTTCCCTAACGCCACAGGTCATAGTGACGGCAATGCTGAGGCTCAACCACTGGAGGAGTGTGGTAACATGCTAATCATGACTTTGGCATATGCTCAAAGAGCGAACGACAATGCCTACCTTACTCAACATTACCAAATTCTGAAACAATGGACTGGATACTTGGTCGACGAAGCACTAATTCCTGCCAATCAA ATCTCCACCGACGACTTCGCTGGCTCCGCGGCCAACCAGACGAATCTCGCCATCAAAGGGATAATCGGGATCGAAGCGATGGCCCAGATTGCGAACCGCACTGGCAATGTTGCGGACGGACAGAACTACACCCGCATCGCTCACGACTACATTACCAAATGGCAGAATTTGGGCATCAACTATAATGATAGCCCACCGCACACGACATTCAACTACGGTAACGCTAGCTCGTATAGTCTGCTATACAATCTCTACAGTGATAGGGAGCTGGGTCTGCAGCTCGTCCCGCAGAGTGTCTACGACATGCAGAGCAACTTTTACCCGACAAAGTTTAATGCTTTCGGCGTGCCTCTGGACACCAGGCATACTTACACCAAGA ACGACTGGGAAATCTTTTGTGCCGCCATTGCCTCTGCGTCAACAAAGACCAGGTTCATTTCCACGATTGCCAAGTGGCTCAACCAGACCCCGACGAATTTTGCGTTTACTGATCTTTATGATACGATCAGTGGAAA CTATCCCGGCATCACCTTCATCGCGAGGCCTGTCGTTGGTGGGATGTTTGCACCGCTTGCGTTGAACAGTGCCCCGACGAGCGGGACTGTTCTACCGAAATGA
- a CDS encoding Lysine methyltransferasw — protein MQVTVPWSECFEVTEITNAGRGVVATRNIAAGTLIHASGPPAFHVVFKPYAKETCAFCFAWDRGRTLPVRDNVTAKVFCTSECQARWVEEQGKLGVEAWLSLAAYARSKKNGADPDEVMSDGPQPGLDDIHTAWREAEKRAKILQKQRTATSQISKSDWKRARAVIQKMNEALDWTMLSYTLCGALYRHQHPLEWQKEVLALAMDERPYKTQHDLHVSCNSYVQLTSIMPLQLLPSLTPELCRTMLMADNHNAFGIRAGGEDSEEYMGYGVYPSSSYFNHSCSPNLSKKRVGRSWEFRAAEDIAAGEQCCITYLGGDEKDLDRQERQNRLMDVWGFECCCTRCVVEFNSTSIPI, from the coding sequence ATGCAGGTGACTGTGCCTTGGTCCGAATGCTTCGAGGTGACGGAGATTACCAATGCAGGCAGAGGTGTTGTTGCGACTCGCAACATAGCCGCAGGGACGCTCATACACGCGAGCGGGCCTCCTGCCTTTCACGTCGTCTTCAAACCATACGCAAAGGAGACTTGCGCGTTCTGCTTCGCGTGGGATCGTGGACGGACACTTCCGGTGCGCGACAATGTTACCGCCAAGGTCTTCTGCACGAGTGAATGTCAAGCACGGTGGGTAGAAGAGCAAGGCAAATTGGGTGTCGAGGCGTGGCTGTCGCTGGCTGCCTACGCAAGATCGAAGAAGAATGGTGCAGACCCGGACGAGGTGATGTCCGATGGGCCACAACCTGGCCTGGACGACATTCATACAGCATGGCGAGAGGCTGAGAAACGGGCAAAGATATTGCAGAAGCAGCGTACAGCCACCAGCCAGATCTCGAAATCGGACTGGAAACGGGCGCGAGCCGTCATCCAGAAGATGAATGAAGCTCTCGACTGGACCATGTTGTCCTACACGTTATGCGGCGCACTCTATCGTCATCAACATCCACTCGAATGGCAAAAAGAAGTGCTTGCGCTGGCGATGGACGAGCGGCCGTACAAGACCCAACACGACCTCCACGTCAGCTGCAATAGCTATGTTCAGCTCACATCCATCATGCCACTCCAGCTTCTGCCGAGTCTCACACCAGAGCTATGCAGGACGATGCTGATGGCGGACAACCACAACGCCTTCGGGATTCGTGCAGGCGGTGAAGATAGCGAGGAGTATATGGGCTATGGGGTCTATCCTTCATCGAGCTACTTCAACCACTCGTGCAGTCCGAATCTGAGCAAAAAGCGGGTAGGTCGATCGTGGGAGTTCAGAGCAGCGGAGGACATTGCTGCTGGCGAGCAGTGCTGTATCACGTATCTTGGTGGCGATGAGAAAGATCTGGACCGACAAGAACGCCAGAACAGGCTGATGGATGTATGGGGATTCGAGTGCTGCTGTACGCGATGTGTAGTAGAATTCAATAGTACTTCTATACCCATATGA